Proteins co-encoded in one Corylus avellana chromosome ca9, CavTom2PMs-1.0 genomic window:
- the LOC132162117 gene encoding uncharacterized protein LOC132162117: MEGRKQATSYSSSSSLTSELFGSKESSSNSGIFGSIFAPSSKVLGREARHSEVTGRKQDSKIESWQTKPGADDPYKSIDGESQSMPNRDMSSIYQEQRVQPCHLSSSIYYGGQETYSHPQSTQSSVYKKDGGEDDSGSASRGNWWQGSLYY; encoded by the exons atggAGGGTAGGAAGCAAGCGACGTCGTATTCTTCTTCGTCTTCCTTGACTTCTGAGCTTTTTGGGTCCAAAGAGTCGTCGTCCAACTCTGGGATTTTCGGGTCTATATTTGCGCCTTCGTCCAAG GTGTTAGGCAGGGAGGCCCGGCACTCTGAGGTGACTGGAAGAAAGCAGGATTCAAAGATTGAGTCATGGCAGACAAAACCTGGAGCAG ATGATCCCTATAAAAGCATTGACGGCGAAAGTCAGAGCATGCCAAATAGAGACATGAGTTCCATTTATCAGGAACAAAGAGTACAACCGTGTCATCTCAGTTCATCAATCTATTACGGGGGCCAAGAAACCTATTCTCATCCCCAGAGTACCCAGAGCTCTGTG TATAAGAAAGATGGGGGAGAAGATGATTCAGGGAGTGCTTCAAGGGGGAACTGGTGGCAAG GGTCTCTCTATTATTAA